The window CGCGTATGCCAGGAGGGATGTGCCTAGCTTTTTACTCATAGCGAGGTCTGTTACAACAGCACCCCCTAGCGAGTGGCCCACGAGAACTATAGGAGGCAGCTCTGGCCAACCCATCTGCGCCTTTGTGGCCTCAATCATGGCGAAAAGGTCCGACGACAACGTATCCAGCCGTAGATCCAAGGCTGCTCCGTCAGGAGCGATCGTGGAACCATGGCCTCTGCAGTCGACTGCCAGTATGCCAGCATTTGGGAGTCGTTTTCTTATCTCAGAGCCCACTACCGCAAACGAGAGCCCAGAGGATCCGGCGCCGTGATGCATCACGTACAAGGGCCCTTTATCTGCCGGCGAGTTGAGGTAGACATGATACGTCACTTCTGGGTTGGCATCAGACTTCAGAAACAGCTCCCGCTCAAAGTAAGTGGTCCATGGGATCTGCTCTAGCGTTCTGCCCCTTGCTACGCTGCATACACTGTCAGCCCGACAGTTCCATCATCAAAAGCCTTTGCCATATCCAACTTGGGTGCAGTTGTAGTTACCCTTGGGGGCGAGCAAAGAGTTTCTGGCTCGGCGTCGGGATAATTGTCCCCGTAGACGATACCGATGAGGCCGAcgaggccgaagaagaaTCGTCGTCCACCGCTTCTGGCAGCTCCGGCACCTGGTCTTCCTCCGCCTCGTCCAGCTCTTCAAAAGGCTCCGGGGGGATCCCAAGCTTTGATCGTGCCCAGGCTCGCTGTAGATCGCTCATGATGGGCCGTATTGCTGGAGCTCAGAGCCGCCGACGACAGCAGTTGATATCAGCTGATCAAGGTGGTCCAGCCATTCGCTGATGCGGGGGGATTGGATGACGATCCGTGGAGAAATGAAAACGCGCCAACGGCTGAAATCTTGGGCAAAAGGGCCGGGCGCCTGTTATCACCGGTATATTCAGTCGTCGCCTCTTTGGAGCGGGAAATGGAAGTATCGCAGCCCGCCACGTTCTGCTCATTGACCTGAAAAAACGTCGCTCAAATGCTGCGAAAACGGATGAGGTCGATTAGCGACCGCGCGGGTGGGGACTTGTCTTATGTTGCACACTGTGAAATGTGTGGGACAATGACGTAGTGAGACAGTGCGGAGCTATGAGCTATAACTGTATTTGAGATTTAAAATCGTCCAAACGCACTGATGACTTCTGTTATTGTCTATTGTTCTAATATgacgcaaaagaagaaggatgaaatctttttttggtgaaTTCCAATTCGGTAGCGGTGTCTTGATATTGCTTGAGAGGTTTGGCGTACCTTGGGCAAATCGAACTGTGCTTACTGCGTCATCTTCctatctctcttctcaaaCAGCGAAGGCTGAGATATCCAATCAGGTAAAAGAAACGGTGTTTCAATCGAGCAGACAAGTTTCAAAATAGTCAGTTCTTAATATCCGGTAATTCTGCCTCATTCCATTTTTATTGAgtctctctttcattttcgTTGTTTTGGCGCACTTTTCTGCCCACCCCCACACTCTGCTCATTTTCTCACCCTCATTTTCCGAATGGCAGCTTCGGAACTTACCTATAGGATACAAGTGCAAGAGGTACATCATCGAAGCTTAGAAATTCCGGTAATACCAATATTGTCTAAGCTCGCCTGGACTGTCTAGAAGGTTCTGAAACAAGTGCTTACGCTGTCAGAGCTGAAACTGAGTCAGGTTAATTACCATCTGTTAGATTGCCGTGCATGAGAATAATACTTGTTTGTGTGTGGCTTGGCTTAAAGACCCATTCAAAAGGCGTACGGTATTCGGTAATTCGTAAAGTCCAATGGCTCTATCAAGGGGCTTGCAGTTTTGATGTCAGCCGCAATGATACTTGATATCAGCGTGCAGGAAGGCGTACCATCATCCAGCTTTTTTGGGCACCGAGATGGCAATCCATGCGTCTGATGTCGTGGTTTTGCCCAATTGGTTTATTGATATATCGCGGCTATTCCATTTGCTGGACCATATTGTCTACGTATACCTATTTCACCGTTTTGCATTTTGGCCATGACTCATTCCCCTGTGTTCATATGACCTGATGTGAAATACCTCAGGGGAACTGAACGTGCGATGGAAATAATTCTTGGCAGAGACATGAAATTAATGTTTCAAGCTTACTTGCAtcctcgaagaagaagccgagaCTCACGCACCGCATATTCCTATATCGTATGCTCATACATGTCGATCCATAGTCTCATGCAATGACGGAGACTAGACCCCAAGCTTTTTTCAATAGTTCTCTCAACTACTGCTGCCCTACCTGCATGTAGCTGGCTCCGTATGAGTGGCCATTCCAAGAGAGCGTGTCCCACCGCGTTCACCAGACTGTTGAGAACGGTGTCATTATAACCCATTCATAACGTGAGACCAAGTAACATAGACTTTGGGCAGTCGTAATGATTTTCGTGAGTCAACAGCTTAATTGGCGAGGAATATTTAGGCGAGTGTGCCGCCGGGTTTCTCCCGTGTTGTGCTATATTTGATTTAGAGATGATACATGGACGATGGCCCCTGAAAAAATGACGCTGTAGCGACTCTTTCAATCACTCTCGTcaagaaaataataactgCCAATTTAACTACTGGACGGTATCAAGTCTAGCCGCGATGGTACCCGTATTTATAGCATTGATTCGTATAGCACTGCCATCGACTAACTGAGGTGCTAAAGTACCGCTCGTGCACAGGCGAACATAGTAGCCCGTAGCTTTAATAGATCCCCAGAACTGACACAAGTGATCGTTACTGCACGCGAATACAAAATCAATGCTGCACGCCGTCTATGCCATGCCTTGGCATCGTGATGTGGACTTTGGCATAGTCCAGTTCTAGGTGCTTACACGGAAGGGCCGAGCCGACGGCGAAAACGCCGTCTCTACACAAGGGCTGTTAGATATCGAATCAATCGAGCTTTCCAATGCGGCTTCAACGACGTATGCTAATGTACCAGCGAGGTATTAGAAAGTATCCTGCCCCGTATGCAGCGGACTGTGTCAAATATCACTTCGTGTTACGGAGCAGGACCTCCCATCTTAGCTGCATCTGGCGTAGGCGCATTTGGCCCTAAAGTCGCAGGATTCTTTGTACTAACATTACTACTAGGAGGCAGTAGTATACCTGGCAGGTGTTTTAGGTGCTACGACAGGAAAAGCAACGAGCcaaa is drawn from Trichoderma asperellum chromosome 4, complete sequence and contains these coding sequences:
- the PPE1 gene encoding Protein with carboxyl methyl esterase activity (MEROPS:MER0036069) — its product is MSDLQRAWARSKLGIPPEPFEELDEAEEDQVPELPEAVDDDSSSASSASSVSSTGTIIPTPSQKLFARPQGVARGRTLEQIPWTTYFERELFLKSDANPEVTYHVYLNSPADKGPLYVMHHGAGSSGLSFAVVGSEIRKRLPNAGILAVDCRGHGSTIAPDGAALDLRLDTLSSDLFAMIEATKAQMGWPELPPIVLVGHSLGGAVVTDLAMSKKLGTSLLAYAVLDVVEGSAMDALQSMQTYLSTRPGGFATVESGIDWHIRTRTVRNSVSARASVPALLVWDESRDASRPWRWRTNLAATQPFWEDWFVGLSKKFLGARGGKLLLLAGTDRLDTELTIGQMQGKYALQVFPDAGHFIHEDKPEQTAMTLVDFYRRNDRSALVLPPKVSELLRQGKKV